TGTTTGGATCTTGCAAAAATTTGTCAAATGAATTCAAATACATAGAGTCTGACATTGTTTCTACAATGATTACTGGTCTAGAATTTGTTCCAATTTCTCTATCTACAATTGCCTCTACTTGACCTCTGCATAATCCATACAAAATAGGAGTTAGTGTTTTATCATCTGCATTCCAATAATCATAGAAAATTCTACTAAGATGTTTTCTTTTATCTAATTCGACAACTAGCAGATTTCCTGGTGTATAATCAAATATCATAAATGGTGAGTGTGTTGCATATAGAACTTGATTAGAACCTGCCAAATTTTTCAATAAATCTGAAATTCCCATTTGTTGTGTTGGGTGAAGATTTCTTGCTGGTTCATCTAAAAGTAATATTGCTTCTTTTAATTCTGAACGTTGTGTTTCAGCTGCAAAATTTACAATAAATGAAAATGTCCACTTGAAACCCTCTGCACGTCTATTTAGTAATCCTGTGTTTGTAATTGTTCCATCTTTGTGTACATCTGAAATTACGACACTCATAATATTTCCTGGATTATATCTTAAATCAACATGAATAGGATCTCCTTTCCATGCAGGGTTTAATTTTTTAGTCAATCTGTTACTTGCAGTATTAAGTAATTTGATACATTTTGATGGCTGTTCTTTAACTTCATCCAATTCATTCATGTCTAATTCTGCTAAATAAAACAAATTTCTTACAGTTTCAGCTTTATCAAATTCTTCAATGAATTCAATTGAATCTTGTTTTTGTTCGTTTTCTTTTCTTAAGTATTCATTTAGGTTGATGTTCCCATAAATTTTCTTATAATCTGAAAAATAAACAAATCTAGGGTGTAATTCTGAAAAAATGAAATTCTTTAATGCAACTTTTTGACTTTCACCGCTAAGAAGATTTGAAAATTGGTTTTCTGGCTTATGATAAATTTTTTCCCATTCTTCAAGGATTTTTGATTCTTCAATTGCTATTACGTGTAACTCATTACTAAATTCTGCCATTCCACTGTCAAATGATTCTTGGTTTTTTGGAACTTCTCCTTCAAATAATTTTGTATTAATTTGAATTCTCACATGGTTTGGTAAAGTATCTAAAAACTCAAGAATTTCTTTTGTAAAATTTTCCCATGAATTTAATCCCCCGTCATCAGCATCACTGATT
This window of the Candidatus Nitrosomarinus catalina genome carries:
- a CDS encoding AAA family ATPase, giving the protein MRLRKFRVRAYRCIHDSGEITVGDLAAFVGRNESGKTTILQALTLLNRDEKISELDLCDEMTEELKEEVKLAEGEFELNEYEMEILKEKFPGLPEIKKIKLFRTNRNPKVQYEFEGTEISDADDGGLNSWENFTKEILEFLDTLPNHVRIQINTKLFEGEVPKNQESFDSGMAEFSNELHVIAIEESKILEEWEKIYHKPENQFSNLLSGESQKVALKNFIFSELHPRFVYFSDYKKIYGNINLNEYLRKENEQKQDSIEFIEEFDKAETVRNLFYLAELDMNELDEVKEQPSKCIKLLNTASNRLTKKLNPAWKGDPIHVDLRYNPGNIMSVVISDVHKDGTITNTGLLNRRAEGFKWTFSFIVNFAAETQRSELKEAILLLDEPARNLHPTQQMGISDLLKNLAGSNQVLYATHSPFMIFDYTPGNLLVVELDKRKHLSRIFYDYWNADDKTLTPILYGLCRGQVEAIVDREIGTNSRPVIIVETMSDSMYLNSFDKFLQDPNISMNPLNVIAAYNKNSVLPLAIFYRNHGYKTFVLLDNTEESKQISAQLESNQFSTVQTIFFERDGKKMESIEDYVVVEDYLHAVNQTYEIKLRQEGYSNLTPESIDSKDSNGILEKLRRVWQEHSEDDWGEFNNEEITRYICEKITLEETNFLSDKTKDQFRSLYRLIAERIRQYQNTATKPDLEKFQKKRE